The following proteins are co-located in the Clostridiales bacterium genome:
- a CDS encoding DJ-1/PfpI family protein: protein MVYVHLADGFEEIEALAVVDILRRAEIPVKMVSISKEHSVRGAHDIYVAADLLFEEADYDLCEMIILPGGMPGTKNLAAHEGLASNLKNFAEKGKWLAAICAAPSVLGGLSLLEGKRATSFPGFEEQLLGADYTEDRVVRDGNFLTSRGPGTAIEFGLAIVALLKNEETAQRLRKAMIV, encoded by the coding sequence ATGGTATATGTACATTTGGCAGATGGCTTCGAAGAAATTGAAGCCTTGGCTGTAGTGGATATTTTGCGGAGGGCTGAAATTCCGGTCAAAATGGTCTCGATATCAAAGGAGCATTCTGTTAGAGGCGCTCATGATATCTATGTAGCAGCAGACCTTCTATTTGAAGAAGCCGACTACGATCTCTGCGAAATGATCATTCTTCCGGGGGGAATGCCAGGTACGAAAAATCTGGCTGCCCATGAGGGCCTTGCATCAAACCTTAAGAACTTTGCAGAAAAAGGGAAGTGGCTGGCTGCGATTTGTGCTGCCCCCAGCGTTTTAGGAGGTTTGTCTCTGCTTGAGGGAAAACGGGCTACCAGCTTTCCGGGTTTTGAGGAGCAGCTGCTTGGCGCAGATTATACAGAAGATAGAGTTGTGCGCGACGGAAATTTTCTGACCTCAAGAGGACCTGGGACCGCTATTGAGTTTGGGCTTGCAATTGTTGCGCTGCTGAAAAATGAAGAGACTGCTCAGAGACTCAGAAAGGCCATGATTGTATGA
- a CDS encoding MogA/MoaB family molybdenum cofactor biosynthesis protein — MYKVGIITASDKGYAGTRKDLSGPAIEEVLSHFKGFQVQKYVMLPDEKDMLSNMMRQMADEDQLDLILTTGGTGFSKRDVTPEATLEVIQRRTPGVPEAMRSISFQITPRAMLSRAEAGIRGNTLIANMPGSPKSIKEILEYILPSIEHGLDILKGNTAECARP; from the coding sequence ATCTACAAAGTCGGAATCATAACTGCTAGCGATAAAGGCTATGCAGGAACAAGAAAAGATCTGAGCGGTCCTGCTATCGAAGAGGTTCTGTCTCACTTCAAAGGGTTTCAGGTTCAGAAATACGTTATGCTGCCGGATGAAAAGGATATGCTTTCCAATATGATGCGTCAGATGGCAGACGAAGACCAACTCGATCTAATCCTGACCACAGGAGGTACAGGCTTTTCCAAGCGGGATGTCACTCCTGAAGCAACTTTGGAAGTGATCCAGCGACGTACGCCGGGTGTTCCGGAAGCAATGCGAAGCATTTCCTTCCAAATCACTCCCAGAGCAATGCTCTCCAGAGCAGAAGCCGGAATCCGAGGGAATACACTGATCGCGAATATGCCGGGAAGTCCGAAATCAATCAAGGAGATTTTGGAATATATTCTTCCCTCCATTGAGCATGGTCTCGATATTCTAAAAGGCAATACCGCAGAATGTGCACGTCCTTAG
- a CDS encoding PHP domain-containing protein — translation MIDLHLHTYYSDGTMSPEALVLLAKENGVRTIAITDHDGMGGLKEGIDAGKRHGIHVIHGVELSTEDDEKIYMHILGYGFDLNNAEMNEEIECIRQKRVERNEKLLSALNEIGCNLTMEDLQLRSGQDYIGKPTFALALLRKGYISSYGDAYAEGQFMRSETVRRVHREKISAEKAIKLIRGAGGVPVLAHPMKIARLVKNENETFWDGLDKQLAKLKGLGLLGMECYYSSHTPEETKQLVSLAEKYELITTAGSDFHGTEYESGIRIGGFYTDAKFDENKMASEIQNGIY, via the coding sequence ATGATTGACCTTCATCTGCACACATACTATTCTGATGGTACCATGTCGCCGGAAGCACTTGTGCTGCTTGCAAAAGAGAATGGAGTACGTACCATTGCAATTACGGATCATGACGGTATGGGAGGTCTTAAAGAAGGGATCGACGCAGGGAAACGTCACGGCATCCATGTAATTCATGGTGTAGAGTTATCCACGGAAGATGACGAAAAGATCTATATGCACATCCTGGGATATGGTTTTGACCTGAACAATGCAGAAATGAACGAGGAAATTGAGTGCATAAGGCAAAAGCGTGTAGAACGGAATGAGAAACTGCTATCTGCATTGAATGAAATCGGCTGCAACTTGACCATGGAGGATCTGCAGCTTCGCAGCGGGCAGGATTATATCGGCAAGCCTACCTTTGCTTTGGCGCTGCTGCGTAAGGGATATATCTCATCTTATGGAGATGCGTATGCAGAGGGACAATTCATGCGGTCTGAAACTGTAAGGCGCGTTCATCGGGAAAAAATATCAGCAGAAAAAGCAATCAAGCTGATCCGAGGGGCAGGAGGTGTCCCGGTGCTGGCTCATCCGATGAAGATTGCCCGTTTGGTAAAGAATGAAAATGAAACCTTCTGGGACGGGCTGGACAAGCAGCTTGCAAAATTAAAGGGCTTGGGGTTGCTGGGGATGGAGTGCTATTACAGCAGCCATACTCCGGAGGAAACGAAACAGCTGGTAAGTCTTGCGGAAAAGTACGAGCTGATCACTACTGCAGGTTCGGATTTTCACGGAACCGAATACGAGAGCGGCATTCGAATCGGTGGATTTTACACCGACGCGAAATTTGACGAAAATAAGATGGCCTCAGAAATTCAGAATGGTATTTATTGA
- a CDS encoding diguanylate cyclase, whose amino-acid sequence MNKHIDFYKTLQVHHDAGQDIIDAAYRCLSKMYHPDINKSPIASERMKDINVAYGVVGDSRKRKEYHAEWMRYHGAKPFASTVINKEKQQEKSQPDPVWEAKKEEASAARVLDDFFCDTVNERWENAYQKLTRIDIENIPQEDFLEWKKAVSQVYKLGNYKITYFRKYNNCDYAGVIYPTIYQFSVGLTEMQIATGQICDENTQKYVAFDGSSWRVCLGYTDLKPTILKFKYLAQALPKVDREEVFMKAITKIDLLTGIYSLSGFVEQAEREMLRSQRYGNPLSLAVVRIEPVSELEDHPDENQLDACISYVSEILCGNTRKTDLIGRCNESSFSILFTETKLEEAEAALEKLLLLCETEDYLDYRLYFACISVYRGSMEEMIQLALESAVLRTPAPETEFNEEEMLQAKLGKYKLSDILGFNRKGKNHF is encoded by the coding sequence ATGAATAAGCATATCGACTTTTACAAAACTCTGCAGGTGCATCATGATGCCGGTCAAGATATTATTGATGCGGCTTATCGTTGCTTGTCCAAAATGTACCATCCGGATATCAACAAGAGTCCGATTGCATCAGAGCGGATGAAGGACATCAATGTTGCTTACGGTGTGGTAGGAGACAGCAGGAAGCGCAAAGAGTATCACGCTGAGTGGATGCGGTACCACGGGGCAAAACCTTTTGCTTCAACGGTCATAAATAAGGAAAAACAACAGGAAAAGAGTCAACCAGACCCAGTATGGGAGGCAAAAAAGGAAGAAGCCTCCGCAGCAAGGGTCTTAGATGATTTTTTTTGCGATACGGTAAATGAGCGGTGGGAAAATGCCTATCAAAAATTGACCAGAATTGATATTGAAAACATTCCCCAAGAGGACTTTCTGGAATGGAAAAAAGCAGTTTCGCAGGTCTATAAACTAGGGAATTACAAGATTACATATTTTCGCAAGTATAACAATTGCGATTATGCAGGAGTGATTTACCCCACAATCTATCAGTTTTCTGTGGGCTTAACAGAGATGCAGATCGCAACAGGCCAGATTTGCGATGAAAACACCCAAAAGTATGTGGCCTTTGACGGCAGCAGCTGGCGGGTTTGCTTAGGCTATACGGACCTTAAGCCGACGATACTGAAATTCAAATATCTTGCGCAGGCATTGCCGAAGGTGGATCGGGAAGAAGTCTTCATGAAGGCCATCACGAAAATCGATCTTTTGACAGGAATCTACAGCCTCAGCGGTTTTGTAGAACAAGCGGAACGGGAAATGCTGCGAAGTCAGCGCTACGGCAACCCTCTTTCTCTGGCTGTCGTTAGAATTGAACCAGTCTCAGAGCTTGAGGATCACCCGGATGAAAATCAGCTTGATGCCTGTATTTCCTACGTATCTGAGATCCTTTGCGGCAATACACGAAAAACAGATCTCATCGGTCGGTGCAATGAATCTTCGTTTTCCATTCTTTTTACAGAAACAAAACTAGAGGAAGCGGAAGCTGCACTGGAAAAGCTGCTGCTTTTGTGTGAGACCGAGGATTACCTTGACTATCGGCTTTATTTCGCCTGTATCAGCGTTTACAGAGGAAGTATGGAGGAGATGATCCAATTGGCATTGGAATCTGCTGTGCTTAGAACACCTGCCCCGGAGACTGAGTTCAATGAGGAGGAAATGCTTCAAGCAAAGCTTGGAAAATATAAGTTGTCCGATATCCTGGGTTTCAACCGAAAAGGAAAAAACCACTTCTAA
- a CDS encoding HD-GYP domain-containing protein, whose translation MRFVPTYCLREGMILGDNLYNNYGDLMLTSGTVLSHEYVKAIERLQYNGVYIEDDISKDIQIINIINDSVRAQTVKGIKDIFIHCEKGSPEAKTDIKSAKLQIENIVDQIFANKHLMVNMIDMKVFDDYTYYHSVNVAVLSIVLGVALELERDQLCNLGFAALLHDIGKVFVNKDILNKPGKLSPAEFEEIKTHSLLGCNHIKKGYGVSNSSYMGILDHHEKYEGGGYPNNLKGDKISWYGRIIAVADVYDALTSDRPYRKAMLPSDAMEYIMASTMSLFDPKVVEVFVKKIAPYPIGTCVRLSNGLTGIVVENYEELCMRPRVRIFMDHGEDVEPYEMDLADYQSLNITVFEIV comes from the coding sequence ATGAGATTTGTACCGACATACTGCTTGCGGGAAGGCATGATTCTTGGTGATAACCTGTACAATAACTATGGAGACCTTATGCTGACGAGCGGCACAGTTCTGAGCCATGAGTACGTAAAGGCGATCGAGCGTCTTCAATACAACGGTGTTTATATTGAAGATGACATTTCCAAGGATATTCAGATTATTAACATAATCAATGACAGCGTTAGAGCCCAAACGGTAAAAGGGATAAAGGATATCTTTATCCACTGTGAGAAGGGCAGCCCTGAGGCCAAAACAGACATTAAGTCTGCGAAGCTGCAAATTGAAAATATAGTAGATCAAATCTTTGCCAATAAGCACCTTATGGTAAATATGATCGATATGAAAGTTTTTGACGACTATACCTACTATCATTCGGTCAATGTCGCTGTATTGAGCATTGTTCTTGGGGTAGCTTTGGAATTGGAGCGCGATCAGCTGTGTAATCTAGGATTTGCTGCACTGCTCCATGATATTGGGAAGGTGTTTGTCAATAAAGATATCCTCAATAAACCAGGAAAGCTTAGTCCCGCTGAGTTTGAGGAAATTAAGACGCACTCTCTGCTTGGCTGCAATCATATCAAGAAGGGCTACGGTGTCTCCAATTCTTCCTATATGGGAATTTTGGATCATCATGAAAAGTATGAAGGCGGCGGATACCCAAACAATCTGAAGGGCGATAAAATTTCCTGGTACGGCAGAATTATTGCTGTTGCCGATGTTTACGATGCACTCACTTCCGATCGACCTTATCGAAAAGCGATGCTTCCTTCCGATGCAATGGAATATATCATGGCATCCACCATGAGCCTATTTGACCCAAAGGTTGTGGAGGTATTTGTCAAGAAAATTGCACCATACCCCATTGGCACCTGCGTCAGACTCAGCAATGGACTTACAGGAATCGTAGTCGAAAACTATGAGGAGCTCTGCATGCGGCCGAGAGTCAGGATCTTTATGGATCACGGAGAGGATGTCGAACCTTACGAGATGGATTTGGCGGATTATCAATCCTTAAATATAACAGTTTTTGAAATTGTATAA